The DNA segment TAAAATATAGGTCTGAAAATTTGACGCTCCAGAAGCAATATGCACTTCAGTCTTGTTGCTCTGCGTTCCGGTACGCTGAATTTTAATTAAATCAGGGAGGCCATCCCTATCCCAATCAGCCAGACGATAGACTTGATTGGCATCCAGATGCATGACTGTGCCCGTCTGGTTGAGATGAGATGTATAATTCTTTTCTCCATCTAAAACATGGACTTCAGTTCGGTTCGTACCCGAATTTTGTTTGACAAAGTAGGCGATGTCAATTCCCCGATCTGTACAGAGCGCCGCCTGACCGCTGGCGACCACGCGTTCATACAGTTCCTGACCGCCGTCTCCAGTGCCCACGCTCCATTCGCGAGGTTGAGCAGGGTTGTCACTATTAAAGCCGTAGAGCCGCAGGAGGCTTGTGGTCTGTGTCTTAGGTGACGGGGTAATCGTGCTACTGGCACTTTGCGTCGCAGTGCCATTGGTTGTTCCCGTCGACATCGGCTGCGGCCCTACAGGATCGTTACATGGTTTTCCCGGCTGGCAAGGTGTCACTGGCGGATCAATGGTCCCACCACTCCCAGTGCCACCAGTGCTACCACTTCCAGTCCCGCCGGACCCGGCCACTGTTCCTGAAGGCAGCAAATTGTTCCAGTTCAACGTGGCCGTTTCAACATAGGCGTTACCAGTCGCCACGTTAACCGCGTCACTGATGTCACCGAATGAGGGATCATTGAAGGCGGCAAAACTCGCGGGCAAGCCGGTTACGCCTGGGCCGGCCCGTACGAAGATCTGGGGTGCGGCCAAGGCCACCACGCCAGGCAGATGGGTTGTCGTCAGGAAGAGCAGCGCGAGGAGAGCCCCGCCGTAGCGGCGGGGAATGGATGATGAAACATGAGATCGTCGTTTGCGTATCGTCATACTTCTCACCCATAGCACAAGCGTGGAAGTTGCGTTGCCTGATTTGCCCATTTCATGGGGCAGCGCTGGACAGACCATCCCTCTGACACAGTGGTTTTAGCCCGGTAGGCTGGCGAGCTGTGTTTGACCGGAGGCTATACCGCCACCGGTTCCCCTTGAGCGCCATTGGAGTGGTCTGCCCCATTACTCCACTGTGCCCTGAACCCTCAAGCGGCTGGGTGACTACGAATGAGGTCTTGACTCTCACCATCGCCCAAATCGGCGGTAGGGCTCGGTACGTGTAGTGTCCGCGTCCGTCAAGCACGAGGAGAACACCACCTGGGTGTGCTCCTTGCCCGTTGGCACCCTTACAGCGAGGGGCGTCCTGAGCAGCCCGCTCGACCCTTGTGGGCACTGATGTCTGACCTCCTGAACGGTCGCCTCACTGAGCTGAGTTGCTGAGTGCGGAGGCAGTGGGTCGGCTTCAGAGAGGCACACTGGTCGTCCACAGTTCAAAGGTGAAACGGCCGTCGTTCCATTCCAATAAGCCGTCCTGCAGCACATAGGGCCAGTCCTCAGGCGTAACTGGGGAGGCCCAGGGCTGCTGCTGAAAGGCGAGGTGGACATTGAACCCACCGTGCATAGGAGAAATTCGCCTGATGGTATACGCGCCCGTCATCTGCACGCGTGCGGGAAACCCTTCGTCATCCCAGCCCCCACCTGCTTCCGAGAGGTCTGTCACCATCTCCTCTGCACCTTGCTGGAGACAGGACAGAACCTCAGGCCAGTGGCTGCTGAGGAAATGGCGATCCTCTGCGGACAGCTTCTCAAGGTCAGCCACCCTGTTTAAGGGCTCAAGTTCAACGGGATGAAGCTGAAGCCGGGTCAGGGCACTCTGAGGTTCGAGGTCAGGCGCCATGTGGTCGTGTTGGCTTGCAGGGTCCCACAGAAGGGTCAGCAGGTAACGGCGGTAAACCACCTGGCGACCATCGTCCAGGGACAGCAATTGGCAGATTTCAGTCTCAATCCAGACGGTGTTGGGCGCATGGGTGGCCCAGGAGAAGACCTGCCGACCGATGAAGTACGGCATGGGTTCGACATTTGGCATCTGGTCGCCGAAGACGCGCTGAATGCAGATTTCAATGGCCCCGCGTTGCTGCTGCGCCAAGTCTTTCAGGTTGGCATCGTCCAGCGGAAACGTGACGGTGTGATTGGCCCACGCTGGAGCCGGGCACCAGAACGACGGGGAGTCCAGAGTCACAGATCGAGTATGCCCTGAGATTCGAGCCCTGAGGAAAGGAGTTTCGACTTCATGGGCTTAGGAGACCGTTTCAGAAGGAATGAGCTCTCTCCCGAAGATCATCCGCGTCGCTCACGTTTGCCAATCTCGTCTAAGAACACTGTCCTCTACGACAATTTTGCGGCAATCGTCTAGTCAGACCAACTCCGTTCAGCCGCTTGAAGTTGAGCGCTCTCATCCCTTGAGACGTCGTCATAGGGGTGCGACACACTTGGGGAATTCTGTCCACAGGCTGTGGCCGTTAACTGCAATTCAGACCAGAGCCACAGGGGAAAAACCCGTTCCAGCCATGTATCTCCGCATTCAGAACTGTCCGGCCAACATCCGAAGAGGTCTGCGACACACTTGGGGAAATACTCGCCTGGGAGCACGACAGACTTGGGGGATTTGAAGCTATATGTGCGACACACTTGGGGGAAAGGCGTCAACGAGTGTGCGACAGACTTGGGGCGTTCAGGCTCCTTTCCTGCGACACACTTGGGGGATTTCCTCTTCAAATGTGCGACACGCTTGGGGCATTCAGCCTCCTTTCCCGCGACACACTTGGGGGATTCCACCCCTTTTCCGCGACACACTTGGGGAATAAATCGGAAAAATGCCGTTATAGCCACCTACGGCTCGCCCGCTTGATGATGATCATCAATTCTTTTTCTTTAAAACAAAATCACTGAAAGGCACCAATCAGCGGGCATTTCTCTCAAACCGGATAGACTGCAGATCACCGGAGCCCCGATGACCACTGAGCGCAGACGCAAAGCAAAATCGAACCGTCTCGCACAGCACCTGACCGAGGCGAATGTGGCTCGGCTCGGCCTCATCAGCATTCAGGAGCGCATTCCGGCAGACTTCACCCGCTGGGAAGTGGAGTTTGAGGTGGATGGCCGTCAGGGTCAACTCTCCTGTTTCAGTCCAGCCGAGTATGGGGGCGTTCCTCATGGCCTGGACGGTGACCTGGCCAACGCCCTGATTGACCTGTTTATCGAGCAGGGCGCTTCGGAGGATGGGGTGGTGACCACAACCGCCAGTCAACTGCTCCTGAGGGCGGGACTACACAACAACGGGCATTACCACCACGTCCTCACGGCTTCGCTCCGGCGGCTGAAGCAGGCGACCTACACCATGAGTCACGCCTGGCGTGACCACGAGCAGCAGCGCTGGACCAGCGGCACCTTCAGCTACATCCTGGCGTACGAGGTGACCTCGACAGAACGCGACACCGTGACGGAGGGGGCAATCCTTTCAATCACGCTGGCGCGCCAGATCGTGAAGTCGATCCGGTCGAAGTACGTGAAGCCCCTGGACTATGTGCTTCTGACCTCGCTGGAGCGGCCGCTGACCCGGGCGCTGTACCGCCTTCTGGATGCCCGCCGTTACGACGCGCAGGAACTGGTGCCGTCAGCCAGCGTCTATCAGGTCAACCTGCTGGAGTGGGCTGCAGAGTGCAAGATCGTCGATCAGCGCACCGATAAGATTCGGCGAACGCTGGAAGGTGCCCACACGGAACTGAAGGAGCGCGGCTATCTCCAGGACGTGCTGATCGAAGGGCGGGGCCGCAAGCAGACATTGACGTATGTCTTTGGGGCCACGGCTGTGGAGCGCACGGAAGACCCTGAGGTGGTCGCGCAACTGGTGGGTCACCGCGTGGCCCGGCCAGTGGCTAGGAAACTCGTGGCTACGCATGGTGAGGCGCATGTGTTGGCCCGACTCAAGCGGTTCCGCGCGCTTCTGGCGTCTGGGTACAAGGCCCGCAGTCCATCGGCGGTCCTTGTGGACGTGATTCAGGATACTGAGGGGAAATATCAGGATCCGCTGCTGACTGGGGAGATTCATACTCCTACCAAATCGGCCGTGGTGGCGGTGCCAGCGGTTGACGTAGAAAAGGAAGAGCAGCAGCGAACCGAAGCTTTTCAGGCGCTGCCGCTGCTGGCACAGGCTGATCAGGCGCTGTCGACCCTCCAACTTCTTTTGAAGAATCGGTTGGACACGGCCCAGTATGCTCAGCTCAGAGACGCTCTGGCAGATGGGCGGGCAGACGCTGGCCAGGTTGTCAAAGCCGTGACGAAAGCCGTGTTCGAGCGTCGGGTCGATGAGGCAGTGCAGGACATCTTTCTCCTCATAGGCAGTGAGAGCTCTTGAGATTCTTCCACGTCGCTACTGCACCTCAGTGCTGTTGGTTGACGGAAGCTCATGTAGCTTCCTGACAGTCTGCGTGTCGTGGAGGTGCAGCCTTTGGCGCCTTACCAACCGGACCAGGGATGTTCGACTATCTCCAGCGTCCAGCTGAGATCTGTTTGGCAGTTTGCCGGTGGTGCCCGTGTCAGCTCAAAGGTGCTGCAGGTGCGGCAAGACCTTTGACAGACCGCGCAGGATTGCCCCCATGCGATCTTGGATATCTGCTTCATGCACCTTGGTCGCTATGACCAAACCCAGCTGTCGACAAGCAAGTGACGTTCCTGGCCACTGACTGTCTTGCCACCGTCATCTCCATAGGGTCTGCCGGCCTCGGTCGTTTCTACCGATAGGCTGTCGATGACCGCTGCGCTTGGGGTCGCCTCGCGACCTTCTCGCTGACGTACCTACTCCCGAAGGGTGACGTGTCGCGTCTCCCAGACGCCGCTTCGTTGCCAAAGGCGGTGGTCGTCAGAGATCGTCTGCTCTGGCGGCATGGCCTGGCGGGCCATGCCGCTGTGCATGACAGAGAAGATGACGTTCAGAGGCTCTCGCATCGGCCACCTCTGGAGGAAGCGGGGAAAAAAGACGTTTCACTCGGCGGCCGTGAGACCGTTTGGGGACGCAGGGCGGATCAGAGGCGCACCACCTCCGACCCTCACCGTGTCCCCTCTAATCCTCAGGGAAAACGTGCTGGCCCAGGTTTCTCAGACGCACGGTCAGCACAGATCAGTCATTCAGGGCTGCGTCGGCGCTGCGGTCGGGGCCAGCGCGGGCGGCGTTTCATTCGCGCTCATGACCAATCTGGGCGTCACCACGATGATCAGGTCACTCCGGCGCGTGTCCGTGCGCGTCGTCGTGAACAGTTTGCCCAGCAGCGGGATATCCCCCAGCAGCGGTACCTTCTGCTCTCCCGTCACCGTCCGGTCTTCCATCAGGCCCCCAATCGCAATCGGTTCCCCGTTCCCCACCCGCACGGTCGTCGTCGCTTCCCGCGTGCTGAACTGCGGCACCCCCTGACTCGTCGTCCCCGTCGGCACACTCACGCTGATCGTCAGGTTCGTTTCCACCGTTCCGTCCGGGGCCACCTTCGGCGTCATGCGCAGCGTGATCCCGGTCGTGATGCTCTGCACGCTCGTTCCCCCACTGCTGTTCGACGTCACCACTGGCGTCGTCTGCGTCGAGTTGATGCGCGCTTCCAGCCCGTCAATGGTCGTGATCCGGGGCCGGGCGAGCACCTGCGCGGCCCCACTCGTCTTCAGCAGGTTGATGCCGATGCTCAGACTGAGTGGACTGCGGCCAATCGTGCCGATCTTTTTCAGCGACAACCCTTCGCCCTCGTTCAGCTTGAAGGTGAAGATGCTGTCGTACTGAATCCCCAGGCTGTCGGTCGTGTCCCGGTTGACTTCCAGGATCTCCGCCTCAAACTGAATCTGCGGCCGGCTGGTGTCCAGCTGCCCAAGCACGCTCAGAATGAGCGTGCGGTCCGCTGGATTGGCAATCACGATTAAGCTGCGCTGCCGGGTGTCCACCACCACCCGGGTGCCCGGGTAGATGGTCTGGAGGAGGCCCGCGACCATGCCCGGCTCCGCGTAACTCAGTGGATAGAAAATCGGGGCACGCTCATCGGTGGGAATCGGCGAGACGGCGCGCTGGCCCGGGGGGGTCAGGATCAGACTGCGGCCGTCAGGACTCAGGGCGTACGTCGTGCCGTCCGGAATCACGAATTGGAGCGTGCCGTCTTCTCGGGTCCAGGTCAGTCCGTCGGGCAGCGCCGTGCCGGGGGCCAGCACGGTCTCTGGCAGCACCAGCCGGCGGGTCAGGGGGTCGGTCTGATACCGGATCTGGTCGGTCGACTGGATGACGATGGTGTCACCCGCGCGAATCACAGTGACGGGTGTCGGTGTCGTTGCCGCTGCGGCCACGGGAGAGAAGGCGAGCAGGAGGGCCAAGGTCAGGGTGTGCAGGCGCATGGGGTGTCCTTCCGTCGTGGCAAGCCCACGACCATCAAAGTAGAGAGAGGGTGGTCGCACCGCCGCTTGCGGCGGTGCGGGCCGGGTGACTCAGCGGGGCAGGGTCAGGGGGGTCTGGCCTGTGGCCGGTTCCAGGGTCAGGTCGGCCTGGCCGACCTGACCTTTCGGGGTGGCGCGGGTCAGCGGGCGGCTCAGCAGCTCCCCCGCTTCCCCCAGGACGCCGTCGGCGTCCTGGTCGGTGCCGGCCTGGAAGCTCACGGGTTGGTCTGGAGGTAGGCTCTGCAGGGTGAACTGCCCGTTCGTGGTGCGGGCGTACGTGATGACCTGCCCCTGCTCGTTGAGCGCGACCACGTAGGTGTCGGGATCCTGCTGGGTCGCGCGGGCGTTCACCAGGCCCCAGCCGGTGGTCAGGTCCAGGCCCGGCACCCCGAGGTCTGTGGCACTGCTTTCGAGAAGGGCCTTGACGGTCTGTCGGGGGGTGCCCTGCGCGAGCAGCAAGGCGGCGATCCCGGCCACCTGGGGTGAGGCCATGCTCGTGCCCTGCCGCAGGGCGTAGGCGGGCTTCCCGGTTGCATCCAGATCTGTCGAGAGGATGCCGTCCCGCTCGCCATTGCCGTCCTGATCGGCATTTAGGTCGCCCCCGTACGCCGCGATGCGGGTGCCCGGTCCCCGGTTGGCATACCCCGGCTGATAGGTGGTCACGGGGCCGTTCACACTCGTCACCGCGATGACCCCAGGAATGTTGGCGGGCGCGTACGGCAGACCCCCGTCGTTGCCGCTGGCGGCCACTACAAGGACACCCGCATCCAGGACCTTCTGAACCGCCTGGGTCAGCAAGTCGCTGTACTCCGGGGTGCCCAGCGACAGGTTGATGACTTGCGCTGGCGTGGGATTGGGGTCGTCTGGCTCCAGACCGGCGGCCCAGAGCAGGCCCCGGACGAGGGCACTCACGGTGCCCCCGCTGGGCCCAATGACCCGCACAGGGAGGAGCTTCGCGTCCGGAGCGGCGCCCTGCACCTGACCGTTCGCGCCGATCAGGCCCGCGACATGGGTGCCGTGACCACTGACGTCCTGGGGCACGCGGTCGTCGTCAACGAAATCCCGTCCAGGCAGCAGATTCGCCTGCAGGTCGGGGTGGCTGAGGGCCACCCCGGTGTCCACGACAGCCACCGTGACGCCCTGGCCCTGGGTTCGGGACCAGGCGTCGGTCACCCCGAGGCGCGACCAGTGCCACTGTCGGTCGGTCGTCGCCAACGGTTCGACCCGGCGGTCATCCTGAACGCGAACCGGCTGGTCGTACTCAGCGCCGATCCCTTGACGCCGCAACTGAGCCAGGGCGGCTGTGGCGGCCTGGACAGTGGTGTAGGTGGCCACCTGACGGTCTAAGACCGCGCGGCTGGACACGAGGCCCGTCTGAGGCACCCGTGCCTCAGGACCGACCAGCAGGACCGCCGTGGGTTCGGGGGCACTGGGGACCCGGGGGGCGGGCTGGCCCAGGCCCGCCAGGCTCTGCGTCCCTGGGCGCCTCACGGTGCCCGTCACCTTCACCGCTTCCTTGCGGATCGTGACCGGCTCACTGGCCCGTTCGCCCACCAGCAGGCGGACCGTCAGGACGCCGTACAGCTCGGTCGCCAGATTTGACCCGGTGGCCGAGCTGTTAACCATGACGGTCAGTGTCTGGCCACTCACTGTGGGAGACAGTCGTTGGCCGTTGACCTCCAGCACCGCTGCCTTGACCTGGGTGCCCCATCCATTGCCCTGCACGGTCAGGGTGCGGCCGTCCAGGGTGACAGTCTCGAGCTGGGGCACCACGTCGAGCGTAACGGTCTGGTCCTGGACGGTGGAGAGGCTGACCTCGTAGAGGTCAGCCCGGACAGTCGTGGGGAGGGTAAACACCAGGCCATCAGCAATGGACGTGGCCGTCAGCGTGGTGGCCTCGCCTTGCTCGGTCTTGAGCACGACTTGCCGGGCGTCCTTGGGTAGCCGGCCGTAGAGGGTGACCTCTTGCCCGGGGGTGGCGGGCGACGGCAAGGCGGCTGTGAGGACAACCTCGTCCTTGGTGGTCGGCGTTTCGTCCCCACAGCCGGTGAGGAGGCCCGTCAGGAGCAGGAGGGCGGCACTCGTGGCGTGCCGCTTCACGGCACGACCAGGCGGCGCTGTTCGCTGTAACTCAGGCTGACGGCTTTCCCCCCTTCCATCCGGACCCCGGCCACCCACCAGTGATAGGTGCCGGGCAGGAGGGGCTCACTCTGAGCGGGATACACGGCACTGAGGTCCGAGGTCAGCTTGTCGGGGTAGTTGGTCCAGACCGTCTTGGCGCCGTCGCGCGTACAGGGCCGGTCACACACGAAGAACAGGTAGCCACTCACGCCCTGCAGGGCGGGCCAGGTCAGGATCGGGCGTCCGTCGGCCACCGTCTGGCCGTTGGCCGGACTGGCCACCTGCTGGGCATCAAGGAAGACGGCCGCGCCCGCTGTGGAGGTGGCCGACTCCGCAGTAGCGGTCCCCAGGCTGCGGACGGTGCCGTACACCCGGTCGCCGATGTCACTGTCCTTGAGTTGGACCTGAAAGCGCTCGGACGCGACACTCCCGGCGGAGGCCGCCTGGTTTTTCATGACCTCGTAGGGCCCAGCCACGCTCTTCTTCGACATCAAGACCCGGTAGCCGGTGGCGCCGTCAACGGGTTTCCAGGACCACTCGGCCCACAGGGTCCGGTTGGTGGCCACCTGAGCCTGAAGAGAGGCGGAAGAAACGGCAGCCACTGGAACCGCGGCGCTTGCGCCACGGATCTGATGGGGATCCAGCCGGCTGAAGGGCGAACGGGACTCCACGGCGAGCGCGGAGAAATCGGCCGGAAGATTGTAGGCGACCAGGTACTCCAGCGTCGGCGCGCTGGCGTTCTGGAGGGTGACCCGGACCGGGGTGCTGACCCCTTCGGCCCCATCGACCAAGCCTTTGGCGTAGATCTCGAGGTCGCTGCCGACGGGATACGCCGCTGTATTCCAGCGAATCAGGTAGGGCCGACTGTTCGCACTGCCTATGAGTACACCTGTCTCTTTGCTGTCGCGCTTCCGGGCATAGACCCGAACTTCACCCTTGACCTCGTCGTCCAGGCTGACCTGAACGGCCGTGGTGCCACTGAGGACCGCGTCGTTGGCGGGGGTCACGACAGCGACGGTCGGGGGTGGCCCACCATCCCCACAGGATGAGAGCAGCATCAAGGTGGTCAGCGAGACCAGTGGCAAACGCGAAGCCATAGGGATCAGCTTTCCATAGTTTTAAGGGGCGTGTTGCCCCACATCATGCACGCTGTCCTTCCAAACAGACAGCGTCAGGACGCCGGGCAGATGAGGCAACAACGGCCTCACATTTGTGATACGGGTGAGAAGTATGACGATACGAACACGACGATCTCATGCTCCACCCTCGACTCCCCGCCGCTACGGCGGGGCGCTGCTCGCGCTGCTCTTCCTGACGACGACCCATCTGCCGGGCGTGGTGGCCTTGGCCGCACCCCAGATCTTTGCGCGGGTTGGGCCAGGCGTGAGCGGTCTGCCCGCCAGCTTTGCGGCGTTCACCGATCCCTCCTTTGGCGAGCTGAGTGACGCCATCAACGTGGCCTCGGGCAATGCCTATGTCCAAACGGCGAATCTCAACTGGAATAACCTGCTGTCCCCAGGAACCAGTGTCAGTACGGGCGGGACAGGAGGCTCCAATGGTGGTGGCACAACGACCCCGCCCGCCACCCCACCGCCGCCGCCAACGCCCTGTAAACCGGGGAAGCCTTGCATCGACCCGGTCGGACCACAGCCAGCGTCGACGTCTGCCTCGCAGGCCAGCACAGCGAGTACGAGCAACACGAACACGACGCCAATCAAAACGCAGACCACGGGGCTCTTGCGCCTTTTTGGCTTCAAGACAGCGCCAGGCTCACCGACGCTCAATGAATATGCCCTGGGATTGGGCGATGGTGGCCAGCAACTCTTCCGACCAGCAACCGCAGCAGAGGTCAGTGCTGGACCAAGCTGGGTGAAGGAGCGGTATGCCAACAAATCTGGCGTGGTGTTCTTTATCAGCAAACCACAGAACGGGGTTCAAACAGATGAAACCTGGCTGCTGGGGTACACCCTGAGTAGTGGCCGGATCATTGCGCACTACTACGACCACCAGGGCACGCGCACGACCTTCTACGACGATGGTGAGTTTGCTGATTACACCCAGACGCCACATGAGCAGTACCGGGGCGCCAAGGACAAGACCGATCCCGATGGCCTCGCCACCTCAACGCCCAAAACTGAATTTACGTACACTGGGCCTGGAAACGGGCATCTGCGCAGAGTGAAGGACAGCTGGGGCCGCGTCACGACTTACCAGTGGGACGAGAGCGCCGGCGTGATTAAAGCCGTCAACATGCTCCTCCGGGACGAGAACGACGACACTAAATGGGCCCGCCGCACCGAGTATGACTATGGCACTGAGGGCAATCAGCGCGTGGTGACGAGCGTGACGTACCGGACCAGTGATGGTCGGGGCGGCACACTCTCTCGGGAGTTCAAACTGGCCTATCAGACTGGAGCCAACAGTGAAGTGCTGCTGACCAGCATCAAGCGTCCTGTGTTGGGAAGCCAATCCAGTAAAACCACCACGTACTTCTACGACACTCAGAACCGAGTGATTAAGACGACGGTCCTTGGTGAGCCCGATCTCACCTTGACCTATGGCCAGTCACCAGCCGAGCCGCAGGGCGCGGGGGGCCTCATGGTGACCCAGACCCAGCAGGACAAGATCACGGTCTATCACTTCTCACCAGAGGGCTGGCTGCGCCGGTACAGCGTGCGGGATCTGAACCCGGTGAGTGCAGAAGACAGGGATTCGACTAAAGGGACAGGCCTCACCACGGTCTCGACGTATGACGCCAATGGTCGTGTGACCGCGCAAACACTTCCTGGGGGAAAGCAAGTCCGGAACACTTATGACCGTCACGGGAATTTGGCAACGACGGCGGAATACCGGGCCGCAACGGACACGACTCCCGAACGGCAGACCACGTATGTGTACGACGATGACAATCAGGTCAAGAGCGTAACGCAGGAAGCGACGGCCAGTGGGAGTCAAGGACGCTTCAATGACCAACTGGCGTCGGATGCCACATACAGCTACGAAGCTGTACAAAAGGCCTACACATATGTCTCTCACGCATCGGTGCCGATCGACAATCAACGGTTTGTCGCCAATCAGTTGATCGGAGAGGCTCTCTCCGTCGGAACGGTACTCAAGCACACCACCCATACGGCGCTCGACATTCGCGGGCGAGTGACCGATGTGCAGTTATACCTCGGTGGCCAGAACACGCCGTACACCAATACAAGTTATAGCTATCCAACGGAAGGAACGACGCAGTGGTTGGTTTATCCCAGTGCCATGACGGTGGTGGGTCATGACAAGGGTCAGTCCATTCGCCAGTACGCTGACCAACCGTCTGTCAAAAATGACAATGGGCTTAGCACCGATTATTTCTACGATGAATATGGAAATGTTGTTCGAGAGTATATCAGTCAATCTCACGTCTATAAATGGGATGGGACAACCGCACGCATTGCTCAGCGGCATCATTGGTGGGCCTATAACGGC comes from the Deinococcus betulae genome and includes:
- a CDS encoding Ig-like domain-containing protein, with amino-acid sequence MASRLPLVSLTTLMLLSSCGDGGPPPTVAVVTPANDAVLSGTTAVQVSLDDEVKGEVRVYARKRDSKETGVLIGSANSRPYLIRWNTAAYPVGSDLEIYAKGLVDGAEGVSTPVRVTLQNASAPTLEYLVAYNLPADFSALAVESRSPFSRLDPHQIRGASAAVPVAAVSSASLQAQVATNRTLWAEWSWKPVDGATGYRVLMSKKSVAGPYEVMKNQAASAGSVASERFQVQLKDSDIGDRVYGTVRSLGTATAESATSTAGAAVFLDAQQVASPANGQTVADGRPILTWPALQGVSGYLFFVCDRPCTRDGAKTVWTNYPDKLTSDLSAVYPAQSEPLLPGTYHWWVAGVRMEGGKAVSLSYSEQRRLVVP
- a CDS encoding replication initiator protein A, whose translation is MTTERRRKAKSNRLAQHLTEANVARLGLISIQERIPADFTRWEVEFEVDGRQGQLSCFSPAEYGGVPHGLDGDLANALIDLFIEQGASEDGVVTTTASQLLLRAGLHNNGHYHHVLTASLRRLKQATYTMSHAWRDHEQQRWTSGTFSYILAYEVTSTERDTVTEGAILSITLARQIVKSIRSKYVKPLDYVLLTSLERPLTRALYRLLDARRYDAQELVPSASVYQVNLLEWAAECKIVDQRTDKIRRTLEGAHTELKERGYLQDVLIEGRGRKQTLTYVFGATAVERTEDPEVVAQLVGHRVARPVARKLVATHGEAHVLARLKRFRALLASGYKARSPSAVLVDVIQDTEGKYQDPLLTGEIHTPTKSAVVAVPAVDVEKEEQQRTEAFQALPLLAQADQALSTLQLLLKNRLDTAQYAQLRDALADGRADAGQVVKAVTKAVFERRVDEAVQDIFLLIGSESS
- a CDS encoding S8 family serine peptidase, with product MKRHATSAALLLLTGLLTGCGDETPTTKDEVVLTAALPSPATPGQEVTLYGRLPKDARQVVLKTEQGEATTLTATSIADGLVFTLPTTVRADLYEVSLSTVQDQTVTLDVVPQLETVTLDGRTLTVQGNGWGTQVKAAVLEVNGQRLSPTVSGQTLTVMVNSSATGSNLATELYGVLTVRLLVGERASEPVTIRKEAVKVTGTVRRPGTQSLAGLGQPAPRVPSAPEPTAVLLVGPEARVPQTGLVSSRAVLDRQVATYTTVQAATAALAQLRRQGIGAEYDQPVRVQDDRRVEPLATTDRQWHWSRLGVTDAWSRTQGQGVTVAVVDTGVALSHPDLQANLLPGRDFVDDDRVPQDVSGHGTHVAGLIGANGQVQGAAPDAKLLPVRVIGPSGGTVSALVRGLLWAAGLEPDDPNPTPAQVINLSLGTPEYSDLLTQAVQKVLDAGVLVVAASGNDGGLPYAPANIPGVIAVTSVNGPVTTYQPGYANRGPGTRIAAYGGDLNADQDGNGERDGILSTDLDATGKPAYALRQGTSMASPQVAGIAALLLAQGTPRQTVKALLESSATDLGVPGLDLTTGWGLVNARATQQDPDTYVVALNEQGQVITYARTTNGQFTLQSLPPDQPVSFQAGTDQDADGVLGEAGELLSRPLTRATPKGQVGQADLTLEPATGQTPLTLPR
- a CDS encoding type II secretion system protein GspD, which encodes MRLHTLTLALLLAFSPVAAAATTPTPVTVIRAGDTIVIQSTDQIRYQTDPLTRRLVLPETVLAPGTALPDGLTWTREDGTLQFVIPDGTTYALSPDGRSLILTPPGQRAVSPIPTDERAPIFYPLSYAEPGMVAGLLQTIYPGTRVVVDTRQRSLIVIANPADRTLILSVLGQLDTSRPQIQFEAEILEVNRDTTDSLGIQYDSIFTFKLNEGEGLSLKKIGTIGRSPLSLSIGINLLKTSGAAQVLARPRITTIDGLEARINSTQTTPVVTSNSSGGTSVQSITTGITLRMTPKVAPDGTVETNLTISVSVPTGTTSQGVPQFSTREATTTVRVGNGEPIAIGGLMEDRTVTGEQKVPLLGDIPLLGKLFTTTRTDTRRSDLIIVVTPRLVMSANETPPALAPTAAPTQP